Part of the Janibacter alkaliphilus genome is shown below.
TCAGCACCGGCGACCTGCTCGTCTTCGTCGACGCCGACCTGCGGCTCTGGGGGCCGCACTTCGTCACCGGGCTGCTCGGGCCGCTGCTGACCACACCGCACGTGCAGCTGGTCAAGGGCTTCTACGACCGGGTCCTCGACCACGGCGACGGCCGCCCCAGCACCGAAGGGGGACGGGTCACCGAGCTCGTCGCCCGACCTGTGCTCGACCTCTGGTGGCCGGACCTGGCCGGGGTGATCCAGCCGCTGGCCGGCGAGTGGGCCGCCCGCCGGGAGCTCATGGACGCGTTGTCGCTGCCCACCGGCTACGGCGTCGAGATCGCGACGCTCATCGACACCTACGAGCGGCACGGGCTGCACGCCGTCGCCCAGGTCGACCTGGGGGCTCGCGCCCACGAGCACCAGAAGGACCACGACCTCGCGGTGATGGCCGCCGAGCTGCTCGCCGTGGCCCGGGCGCGCTGCGACGGCGCGACCCCTCCCGGGGACCGGCTGGAGCAGCACACCCGCGACGGTGGCTGGCGCTCGCGACCGGTCCCGCTGCTCACCCGACCGCCGGCCGGCCCGCTGCGCGCCGAGACCGACCCGGGACCGGCCGGCGCCGCGGTCCCGGTCGGGGTCGAGCCGCGATGACCCTGCGGCTCGGGCGGGGCAGCTTCGTCGACACCGACCTGCTCGTCATGGCGATCGTCAACCGCACCCCGGACTCCTTCTACGACCGGGGCGCCACCTTCGCCGACGAGGCGGCGATGGCCCGCGTGGACGAAGCCGTCGCGCACGGCGCCGACCTCGTCGACATCGGCGGGGTGAAGGCGGCGCCCGGCGGCGACGTCGGGGTCGCCGAGGAGATCGACCGGGTGGCCGGCTTCGTCGCGGCCGTCCGGGAGCGCCACCCCGAGCTCGTCATCAGCGTCGACACCTGGCGCCACGAGGTGGCCCAGGAGGTCTGCGCCGCCGGCGCGGACGTTCTCAACGACGCCTGGGGCGGGGTCGACCCCGGGCTGCTCGACGTCGCGGCGGCCCACGACGCCGCCGTGGTGTGCACGCACACCGGCGGGGCCGCGGTGCGCACCCGCCCCTTCCGCACGACGTACGCCCAGGACGTCGTCGCCGACGTCCGCGACGGGGTGCTCGACTACGCCCGGC
Proteins encoded:
- a CDS encoding glucosyl-3-phosphoglycerate synthase, with the protein product MRAGTTAWLTQRTRTHTDWSLAELLAAKTDSDHRVSVVIPAKDEAATVGEVVAGIRAALIDDATADLGAPLVDELVVIDSDSEDGTATVAREHGAEVYRSEAVRPELGSHPGKGEALWKSLFVSTGDLLVFVDADLRLWGPHFVTGLLGPLLTTPHVQLVKGFYDRVLDHGDGRPSTEGGRVTELVARPVLDLWWPDLAGVIQPLAGEWAARRELMDALSLPTGYGVEIATLIDTYERHGLHAVAQVDLGARAHEHQKDHDLAVMAAELLAVARARCDGATPPGDRLEQHTRDGGWRSRPVPLLTRPPAGPLRAETDPGPAGAAVPVGVEPR
- the folP gene encoding dihydropteroate synthase; this translates as MTLRLGRGSFVDTDLLVMAIVNRTPDSFYDRGATFADEAAMARVDEAVAHGADLVDIGGVKAAPGGDVGVAEEIDRVAGFVAAVRERHPELVISVDTWRHEVAQEVCAAGADVLNDAWGGVDPGLLDVAAAHDAAVVCTHTGGAAVRTRPFRTTYAQDVVADVRDGVLDYARRALEAGVAPESILIDPAHDFGKNTHHTLEVTRRLDELVGTGWPVLVSLSNKDFVGETLDRPVDQRVVGTLATTAVSAWLGARVFRVHEVAETRQTLDMVATLRGERPPARTMRGLA